The sequence GATCTTGCCGTCGCCGTCCGCATCGATTTGCGAGAACAGATCCTTCAGCGCAGCCTCCCGGCCCTTCGACGTCGAGGACGCCGAGCCCGATGAGGTCGAGCTGCTCGCACCGTCGGCCGACTGGCTCTGCGCCGCGAACAGCGCGTTCATCGTCTCCGGCGAGATCTGCGGATACCGGCTCGAATTGACCGACGAGGTCGCGCCGCTGGTCGTGCTGCTGCCGCTGTCAATCGCAAACGGATTGGCCGCGCCTTGGGACGATCCCGTCTTCTGCGTCGAGGAGGACGATTTCGAGTTCGTCAGCGACTGGATCGCGTCGAGCGCACTCGATACCGCGCCAAGGGCGAACAACATTGCACAACTCCAACTGACGCGGCATGCCGCGGCCAATGTTCCGAAGTTGACGTCAGCAAGCGTCGTGCCAGCGAAAAAAGCTCAATGAAATCCGCCTTCGCTGCACTTGGAACGCCCCGCAAACACCGGCAATTCGTGCCGGTCGCGGCAGAAATTTCCGCCCACAGGAAGCCGCCGCCCCCTGCATTGCCCGCCGAAGAAGCCCATGTTAGGCGAGGCCATTCCTCTTGCGGCCGCCACCGGACAACGTGCCATGACCCAAGCCTTCGCTCCTCGTCCCCTCGCCATCGCGCCCTCGATTCTGGCGTCGGATTTCTCCAGGCTCGGCGAGGAGGTGCGCGCGGTGGATGCCGCCGGCGCCGACTGGATCCATCTCGACGTGATGGACGGGCACTTCGTTCCGAACATCTCCTACGGTCCCGACGTCATCAAGGCGATGCGCCCGCATACGAAGAAGATCTTCGACGCACATCTGATGATCTCACCCTGCGACCCCTATCTCGAGGCCTTCGCGAAGGCCGGCTGCGACCACATCACCGTGCATGCGGAAGCGGGTCCCCATCTGCACCGTTCGCTCCAGGCCATCCGCGCGCTCGGCAAGAAGGCCGGCGTCTCGCTCAATCCGGCAACGCCGATCAGCACGCTCGAATACGTGCTCGACCTCCTCGACCTCGTGCTGGTGATGTCGGTCAATCCAGGCTTCGGCGGCCAGGCCTTCATCCCCTCTGCGATCGGCAAGATCCGTGACATCCGCGCGATGATTGCCGGACGCCCGATCGACATCGAGGTCGATGGCGGTGTCGGTCCCGACGTTGCCGGCGCGCTCGCGGCGGCCGGCGCCAACGCCTTCGTCGCCGGCACGTCCGTGTTCAGGGGCGGCACGCAGGAGGCCTACAAGACCAACATCGCGGCAATCCGCAACGCTGCCGCGGGCGCGCGCGGCGAGGCTATCTGACCGCCGTTCGCGGTCCGAACCGGCCTTGTAGCCGGTGCGACCAATGGGAATGGACGAGATTCGTGCTACTCCGTTTTCTGCAGGCTTGAGGCGCCTGCGCGCCGAGGCCTTGCAGGACGGCGAGCAGGTGATCTGGGAGGGCCAACCCGACGGCATCGCCCGGATGATCATGTGGCGATTTCTGTGGTGGCTCGGATTCCCCTGGCTGCTTCTGACCGTCGTCGCCCTGAGGAACGATTGGGTCGACCAAGCGGCCCAACCTCTCGTGATGCTGGGAGTTGCGATGATTGCGGCTCCGCTGGTGATGCTGCTGCAAGACCTGCAGACACTCTATTTGATCACCGATCGCCGCGCGCTGATCCTGAGAACGGCCTGGGGCAGACGGACGGTCAGCCAGACGCCGTTCCAGGCGATGGACGCGGTCCTTGAAATCCTCGACATCGGCGGTGGCGGTGGCCACCTCAATTTCGCGTCAGGACGATCGACGCGTTCGCCCGATACCGACTACTCCGGCCGCTATGGGTTTCGCT comes from Bradyrhizobium sp. CCGE-LA001 and encodes:
- the rpe gene encoding ribulose-phosphate 3-epimerase is translated as MTQAFAPRPLAIAPSILASDFSRLGEEVRAVDAAGADWIHLDVMDGHFVPNISYGPDVIKAMRPHTKKIFDAHLMISPCDPYLEAFAKAGCDHITVHAEAGPHLHRSLQAIRALGKKAGVSLNPATPISTLEYVLDLLDLVLVMSVNPGFGGQAFIPSAIGKIRDIRAMIAGRPIDIEVDGGVGPDVAGALAAAGANAFVAGTSVFRGGTQEAYKTNIAAIRNAAAGARGEAI